In a single window of the Pongo abelii isolate AG06213 chromosome 1, NHGRI_mPonAbe1-v2.0_pri, whole genome shotgun sequence genome:
- the LOC112129591 gene encoding large ribosomal subunit protein eL39-like: protein MSSHKTFRIKQFLAKKQKENRPIPQWIQMKTGNKIRYNSKRRHWRRTKLGL from the coding sequence ATGTCTTCTCACAAGACTTTCAGAATTAAGCAGTTCCTGgccaagaaacaaaaggaaaatcgTCCTATTCCCCAGTGGATTCAGATGAAAACTGGTAATAAAATCAGGTACAACTCCAAAAGGAGACATTGGAGAAGAACCAAGCTGGGTCTATAA